TTGCAGTCGCGGAGGAGGCCCTGACGCTGATCACCGAGCGCGGCTACCACCGCGACAAGGATCTGCGGGCAGAATACGAGCAGGTGCGTGCCCGCTTCCGCCCCACAGGCTCTCCTGGCGAGTAGGCCGACGGGCTACCTGGCCCAGCGCAGGATCATCGGGTCGCGCGGCTTCGCCAGGTCCACCAGCCCGGCCCGTGTTGCCGGGTGCAGCGCCGGCTGCGGGTGCCGCACGAGTTCGCTCTTGATGATCCCGCCTTCCTTCATCAACGCCTTCGTGGCACGCAGCCCGCACTGCCGATTCTCGTAGTTAATGAGTGGCAGCCAGCGCTCGTAGACTGCCACAGCGGCGTCGCGCTGGCCCATCCGGTAGCGGTCGCAGACCAGCCGCAGCGCATCGGGGATCATCGCGCTGGGCATGGTGCCGGTCGCCCCGGCGTCCAGGTCCGGGATCAGCGTGATCGACTCCTCGCCGTCGAACGGTCCCGGCAGGGCGCCGCCGGCCAGCTCGATCAGGGCGCGCAGCTTGGCGGCCGCCTGGGGCATCTCGGCCTTGATGTACTGCACCTGCGGGATGTCCCGCGCGAGGCCCGCCAGGAACGCAGCCGAGAGGGCGACGCCGCTGACGGGCGCGTCCTGAATCATGATCGGGATGTCGATGGCGTCGGCGACGGCCTCGAAATACTGGCGGACGCCAGCCTCGTCGGCCTTGATGGTCGCGCCGTGGTACGGGGGCATCATCATGACCATCGAGGCGCCGGCCGCCTGGGCGCGGCGGCTGCGCTCGACGGCGATCTGCGTGCTGAAGTGGGTCGTGGTGACGATGATCGGCGTGCGACCGGCAACGTGGTCGAGGATCAGGCTGGTGAGCCGCTCGCGCTCGTCGTCGGTGATCGCGAACTGCTCGGAGTAGTTGGCGAGAATACAGATGCCGTTGACGCCCGCCGCGATCATGAAGTCGATGGCGCGCTTCTGGCCCTCAAGGTCAAGGTCGCCATTGTCGAGGAACGGCGTCGGCGCAATCGGAAAGACGCCGGCGTAGACGGTGCTGGACATGCCTGGCTCCCACTTCTGGACACGGCCGCCGGGCGCCCGGTGTTCCGTCAGGGGACCGGGGGCCGGCGAGCCGCTCTCGTGCTCACGGGGGAGCGTACCGAGCGCAGCCCGGCCGTTGCCACTCCTGGCTATGCCCGGGCGTGGGCGCGGATCTGCGCCAGCCCCTCCCGCAGCGCCAGTTGATAGAGCCAGAGGTCGCCCGAGTAGGCCACGATGCGGAATCCCTGGTCGAGCGCCCACTGGGCATCGGCCACGCTGCCCGCCATGATGCCCGCCGTCTTGCCGGCCGCCTGGGCCGCCCCAACGACCTTCCTGACGGCCTCCAGGTAGCGCGGGTGCTCGAACTGGGCCGGAATCCCCATGAAGTTGGTCAGGTCGAAGTGGCCGATCCAGACCACGTCGATGCCCGGCACGGCCAGGATCTCCTCGACATTCTCGACGCCGCCCGGCGTCTCGATCTGCGCGATCAGCAACAGCTCGTCGTTGGCGCTCTGCATCTTGTCGGCCGGCGCGCCGCCCGCGTAGTCGTCGTGGGCCACGCCGAACGCCGCACCGCGCCTGCCGGTCGGCGGGTACTTGGCCGAATCGGCGATCACCTTTGCCTGCGCGCCGTTCTCGACCATCGGCACCATCACGCCGCGCACGCCGACGTCGAGCACCCGCGCGATCAGATGGTACTGGGTGGTCGGGACGCGACACATCGGCACGAGGTCGGTGCCGCCGGAGGTCGCGACGAGCGTCCGGATGGTCTCGACGCTCCAGCCGGTGTGCTCCTGGTCGAAAATGCAGAACTCGGCCCCGGCCCCGGCCGCAAGGCGGGCCAGGCCGGTGGTGTTGAACTCGAACGCCATCGTCCCGAACGCCACGCCGCCGCTGGCGATGGTGCGCTTGACGGGATTCTCTCGCATGCTGCCTCCCAGAGGGCGGCGCCGGGCCGCCGGTGGGACGATACCGTCGCGGGCATCTGGAGGGCCATGACCCCGACCTGTAGACGCGTGGAGCAACCGGTGCGGCTGCACCCCACCGCGAAGATCGCACCGTCCGCCACGATGGAGCGACCCACCGCACGGGACGCTGGTTCATGCCGGCCCCTGGCTCCAGTGGCGGCGGCCCCAGCTGGCATCCTGGCGCGGGTCGGGGTCGCAGACGTTCGCTTCCGGCCCGCCTACTCCAACCAGGGCGATTGCATGTTCGTTGGTGTCCCCGAAGCATCATGGAACGGGCGGTCGGGGGTTGAAACCCCCGCCTACACGCATTCAGTCGCTGCGCGACGGACGCCGGGAACGGCAGGCACTGGGGCGACTGGAGCGTCGCGCAGCGACTGCAGGATCGTAGGCGGGGCTTTCAAGCCCCGACGTCGCTGCACGACGAGACCAGCATGCAATCGGCCTGCTACTCCAACAGGAGAGGAAGACACCGCGGGCCAGCGGACTACAGGCTCGGCTTCGGTTCCACGATCTCGAACATCGTGGAGAAGTCGTCCAGCAGGTCGAACAGCTCCACGACCTTGCCAGCATCGCCCTGGACGGTGAGCAGCCCCTGGGCGCTCGCCTCTTCGACAGTCACCTGGGCCAGGATCAGCCGCGTCAGCGTCTCCCGCTCCAGCGTCACGGTGGCATCGGCGTCCTCTGCCGTGCGGTCGGCCAGCGTGGTCAGGGCTGCGTTGCTCAAGTTGGTGACGTAGCTGCGGCCCAGGTCGGTGAACGTCCAGGTGAGAACGCTGGTCCGTCCCTCGGCCTTCTCGCCGTGCAGGCGCACCCCGAGGTAGTCAAAGACGGAGTCAAGACGCATCGAGCGCAGCGTGAACGGGTTCGGCAGCGCGCGGCCGGCAGGACCGCTCAAACCGTTGCGTAGCTCCTGCGCGCCGAACAGGTAGGCGTTTCGCCACGCACCCGACTCGGCAGCGTACCCCAGTTGTTCGAGCGCGTCGGCCCCCAGGTTGCGCGCCTCAGCATTCGATGGCTCTGCGAAGACGACCTGACTCATCACGTCGGCCACAAAGCGGTAGTCGCCGCGTGCGTAGTCCGCGCGCGCCCGCTCGATGGCGCGCTCGACGCCGCCCATGTACTCCACGTACTTGCGCGCTCACTCCGAGGACGGCAGCGGATTGAGATGGGCCGGGTTGCCATCGTACCAGCCGAGGTACTTCTGGTAGACCGACTTCACGTTCTGGCTCAGATCACCGTAGTAACCCCGAACGTGCCAGACACGCTCCAGGCTCGCCGGGAGCGCCAGCCGCTCGGCGATCTCGTCCGCCTTGTACCCGTGATTTGCCAGCCGCAGCGTCTGGTCGTGCAGGTACTTGTACGCGTCACGCTGCTTCGCCAGATAGTCGAGGACGCGCCTATTGCCCCAGACCGGCCACTGATGCTGCGCGAACACCACGTCAACCTGCCGACCGAACCGGTCGCGTGCCTCGTTCAGGTAGTAGGCCCAGGCGTTGGCATCCCGAACCTCCGCCCCACGGATTGGGTAGATGTTGTGCATGGTGTGGGTGGCGTTCTCGACGAGATTGAGCGCGCGCTGCTCTGGGAAGAACAGGTGCATCTCGGCGGGCGCTTCCGTCTGCGGCGCCTGCTGAAACACGATCTCGACGCCGTCCACGGTGTGCGTCTCGATGGGCTCGGCGATCAGGCGGGTGGGCGGGATCAGCGAGATCGATCCGCGCGAGAGCGTCTTGCCACCCCCAAGATCGATGGCGCCGCGTGGCCCCCTCGGCAAGAGCAGACCAAACTGGTACTGCGAACGACGGTTCCGGGCCGGCCCGGGCAGCACGCTCTCCGCGACGACCGTCTCCATAAACTGGTCGGGCGCGATGATGTCCACCCGCCCCGCCCGGACGTCCTCGACGGTCACGACGCCACCCATGCCGCCGTAGTGATCCACGTGACAGTGCGTCAGGATCAGGGCCTTGACCGGCCGGTCTCCGCGCAGGGAGCGGTACAACTGGAGGGCGGCGCGGGCCGTCTCGGTCGAGATCAGGGCGTCCACGACGATCAGGCCGCTGTCACCCTCGACGATCGTCATGTTCGACGCGTCGAAGTTGCGGACCTGGAAGATGTGGTCCGTGACCTGGAACAGGCCGTGCAGCCTGTTCAGGCGGGCCTGCCGCCAGAGGCTGGGGTTGACGGTCTCGGGGGCAGCGTCGTCGTCCAGGAACGCGTCATCCTCGAAGCTCCAGACGACTCGCCCGTCGGCAGCCCGGATCGAGCCTTCAGACCACGTTCCCAGGAAGCCCCGCCGGGCATCCTCAAAGTCCTGGGTCTCATGGAACGGCAGCGCGCCGAGCAGGGCACGGTTGCGGGCCTGCGTGATCGGCGTCGCGGACTTCGGACCATCAACGGATTGCGGCACGGTCGTACTCCAGGCGCAGGCTCGCGGCAGGTCGGCTCAGCAGAGGACGGACCTTCCAGCGCGTCAGCCGGGCAGGCCTCGCGCCGCGACCTCCCGCGCCACGTTTCGATTCGAATACCGAATCTCGTCCTGCCGCTCGATCTCCGGCACCGCGTCCAGCGCGTTGTGCATGCGGGTCGGCATCCGCTCAGGACTCTCCGGCTGCCAGCGCTCCCGCCACGCCTCCGGAGTCTGCTCGGGAAGCTCCTGGCCGCTGATGGCGGCCCAGACGGCCGTCCAGGCGCGCGGCACGACCGTCCACAGGCCGTAGCCTCCCCCGCCGAGCGCGATCAGTTTGCCGTCACACAGCTCGTGGGCCAGCTCGTGGCTGCGCCGCGCCACGTGCTCGAAGGTCGGGGTCAGGTAGTGGAGGTGGGTCAGCGGGTCGATGGCGTGTCCGTCACAGCCGTTCTGCGCCACGATGATGTCGGGCTTGAAGGCGCGCGCCAGCGGCGGCACGACGAGGTCGTAGCACTCCACGAACGAGCTGTGATCCGTGTAGGGCAGCAGCGGCACATTGATGCTGTAGCCGAAGCCCGCCCCGGCCCCCCGCTCGCTGGTGCTGCCGGTGCCCGGAAAGAGGAATCGGCCGCTCTCGTGCATCGAGATGGTGAGCACGCCAGGATCCTCGTAGAAGATCGACTGGACGCCGTCGCCGTGGTGAGCGTCGGTGTCGGTGTACATCACCCGCAGGCCCTGCATACGCAGCCAGGCGATGACCACGGCGCAGTCGTTGTAGACGCAGAAGCCGGAGGCCCGCCGACGGTCGGCATGGTGGAGGCCGCCGCCCGGGTTGAACGCGTGGGTGGCCTTGCCGCTCATCACCAGCTCGGCGGCCACCAGCGAGCCACCGGTCACCAGGGCGCTCGCCTCGTGCATTTGAGGAAAGACCGGGTTGTCGCTGGTGCCCAGCCCGTAGTCCATCGACGGATCGGCGAAGCGCGGCGCATGCCCGAGATCGCGCACGCGCTCCACGTAGTCGCGGTCATGGGCGTACATGATCTCGTCGTCGGAGGCCATGCGGGGAGCGGCCCGAAAGACATCGGGATGGCTCAGCAGGCCAGCCGACTCGATCAGGGACTCAGTCAGGGCCAGCCGGATGGGGTTCAGCGGGTGCTCGTCGCTGAGCTTGTAGCCCAGATACTCGTTCGAATAGACGAAAGCCGAACGACCACCCACAGCGCCATCCCCGGAGAGGAGTTACCGGAGTATAGCCCCTGGGTTGGCATCCCCTGACGCCGTCACGAACAGGGCGATTGCATGTTCGTCGGCGTTCCCATACCGTCGTGAAACGCGCAGTCGGGGGTTGAAACCCCCGCCTACACGCGCTCCGTCGCTGCGCGACGGACGCCGGGAACGGCAGGGACGGGTGAGCCAGGAGCGTCGCGAAGCGACTGCAAGATGGTAGGCGGGGCTTTCAAGCCCCGACCACGCTGCACGGCAAGCCCAACGTGCAATCGCCCTGCCGTCACGAAGAGAACAGGCCCCGACGTGCGAGTCGGGGCCTGTACGCGGTTCAGGCTCTGGCAGATCACGGTGAGCCGTTCTGCCGCTCACTCGCCTCGGGCGCGAGGGCGTCAGGCAGCGCCGCGCTGCTGCGCCTCACGCTGCTGGACCAGCCGCTTCGGCGGCCGTCCCCGGCGCGGCTGATCGTCGAAGAGGCCGGCCGTCTGCATGAGGCTGCGATTCTGGAACGCGTCGAAGAAGGTCGGGCCATTGCACCGCGCGCAACGGATCAGCCGTCGATCCGTCAATGGCACCTCGGACTCAGACCCACGCGCCAGGTAGGTCATCGCCGAGTTCGGCGCGCCGCGGTCGATCCGCGCTACGCCGGAGACATTGCCGCAGTGATAGCACGTGACATCGGCTTCCTGGAAAATGCGAATAGTTGCTGGCATCCCGCTACCCTCCACGGAGCAGCTACTCCAGCAAGAACAACGCCACGCCCGCCCCCGGTATTCCCTGTCAGGGCGAATGTGGCGTTGCAAAACCATGCACATACCGTGACAGAAAGCGGTCCGCGAGCGTGTCACCTACTCGAACGTGATCGCGGCCCGGGTGACCTTTCCCTGGTCCGCCAGGTCAAACGCCTCGTTGATCTGCTCCAGCGGGAACCGGTGGCTGAGCACGCGGTCCCAGGGGTACGTCTCGCGGGTGCGGTAGACCAGATCGAGCGCCTGCTGGAGATGCTCGGCCTCGTAGTAGAGCATCCCGAGGATCGAGCGGTTGAACCCCACCAGCCACTGCGGATCGAGCGTGAACGTCATGCCCGGGCTGATGTTGCCGATCTCCAGGTAGCGGCCCGCCCGCCCGACCATCCGCAGGCCCTCGTTGCAGACGCGCGGGTGGCCCACCAGCTCCGCCACCACGTCTGCGCCCCAGCCGTCAGTCAGCTCCTGGACCCGCTTGACCCGCGCGTCCGGGTCGGACAGCTCGCGGAAGTCGATGACCGCATCCGCACCGAACGCCGTCGCCAGCTCCAGCCGCTCGGACACGCCGTCCACCACGATGACCTTGCCGGCGCCCATCTCCCTCGCCACGACCGTCGCGTAGACACCCAGGCCGCCAGCCCCCTGGATCACCACGTACTCACCCAGCTTGAGCTGCGCCAACTGGAGCCCGCCGACCACCTGCGCCAGCGCGCAGTTGATCCCAGCCACGGTTTCATCTGGCAGCTCGTCGGGCACCTTGAAGATGGCCGCGCCCGGCCGCACGTAGTAGTAGTCGCCAAACGCCCCATAGAAGTGCGGCGACTCGTCGCACGACGTCATCAGGTACGCGCGAGCGTTGGGGCAGGCGCGGTAGACGCGCCGCATGCACGGCCGGCACGAGCCGCACGGGTAGAAGTACCGCCAGATGACGCGGTCGCCGGGCTGAAGCGGGTTGCCGGCCGTGTCCCTGGAGATACCCTCGCCCAGGGCGTGTACCCGGCCGGTCATCTCGTGCCCGAGGATCTGCGGGTACGGCCGCCCGAACTTCGCCACGTCGAACTCGCCGCGCCACTGGTGCAGATCCGAGCCGCAGACGTTCGCCAACGTCGTCCGGACGACGACCGCGCCGGGCTCCGGATCGGGAACCGGGTACTCCTTGATCTCCATCGGCAGGTCTGCGCCGTAGAACGCCGCGACCCTGCCCGTCAGTCCTGCCATCGTGCTCCTCCCATGCCGTCAAGGAGTAGGGTAGGGGCGGCTCCGGTGTGCGGGCAACTGCATGAGAGTCTGGTGAAGAGATGGCGCACTCGGCGAAGATCGTTGTAGAATCGGCCCGCCTGGTGTACCAAACACGCATGCGGCCAGGACAGGCTCAGGAAGAGACAGACACCTCATGCAGGCCTTCTTCAATAAGCTTGGGATCGCGGGCGAGCTGCTCTCGTTCCTCTGGGCGCAGAAGCTCTGGTGGATGATTCCACTGGTCGTGATGCTGCTGCTCCTGGCGGCGCTGATCGCCTTCGCCTCGGCAACCTCGCTCGGTCCGTTCATCTATCCCTTGATCTAGCCGCCGCCTCGGGCGTCGAACGGGCATGGTCGCCGCGCAGACACCCGTCTGCGCGGCCGAACCTGGGGATGCGCAGGCGCGGCGTGGGTGCGCGCCCGCTTACCAGTGCCGGCTGCGAACCCAGGCGACGCCGCCGACCCAGCCGATCCACGCCGCGGCCACCCACGGCAGCGCATCCGGCCACCCGAGCGTCTGCGAGAACGAGACGCTGAACCCGATCAGCAGCACGAGCGTAAACGCGAAGATCAGCTTGATCGAGTCCAACGCCGTTACGCCGTTCCCTGCGTCTCGCCCCACCAGGGTGGAGCGTACATCATGCCGCTCGTCGGCTTCGGGTGGGTAGACGGCTCGCCGTGGGCGCGCGCCAGCAGGAAGACCCGCGCGCCCTCCTCGGCGTAGGCGATAGACTCGAGCGCCCGCTCCACGGTCTCGCCAATCGCGAGCAGCCCGTGGTTCGCCATGATCACGGCGCGGCGGTCGCCCATGACGGCCAGCGCGTGGGCCGCGTACTCGCGCGAGCCTGACTCCATGAACGGGGCCGTTTCGAGCGTCCCGCCAACGTACCGCCACAGTGTCCCAACCACCGGCGGCACCGACAGCCCGAGCGCGCCAACGGCGTTGGCATGGACGCTGTGGACGTGCGCGATGCCGTCCAGGTCCGGCCGCGCCTCGTAGACGCCGAGGTGCAGCGGCGTCTCTGAGGATGGCTTGAGCGTCCCGTCGGCCACCGTACCGTCGAGCCGCACCAGCACGATGTCGGCCGGCGTCATCGTGCCGTAGGCGCGTCCGCTCGGCGTGATCGCGATCAGCCCCGATGCGCGGTCGCGGGCGCTGAAGTTGCCGGAGGTCATCGTCATCAGGCCCATCGCGGCGGCCTCACGGGCCGCCGCGAGCACCCGCGCCCGGAGATCGGCCAGGGGCAACTCGCTCCCCCCCGCCGCGCCGGCGGGGGAGGAGGCAGCACTTCGTTTGGCGGCAGTGGCCGAGGGCTTCCGCGCTGGCACCGCTACGACGCCCCGCGCAGCATCGTGATGACGTCAGCCAGCGTCTTCGGCGTCCCGACGTTGCCGGGGAAGATCACGTAGGGCACGCCGGGGAAGCGGCTCTCGTCGCCCAGCAGCCAGCAGGGGATGCCGGGGGCCACCTGGCCGGGCACCGTCGCCTGATGCACGCCGAACGCCTTCAGGGCCAGGTCGTTCGAGGTGATGCCGCCCTTGGCGATCACGTACCGTGGCGGGACGGTGAGCCGCTGCGCCACGTCCACCATCGCCGCCGAGACGGTCTGGCTGACGTTCAGGCTCTCCTCGGCAGTGCCGCCCGTCACGACGTTGCGGCTGGTGTAGATCAGGCAGTCCCGGCCGCGCGGATACTGCTCCTCCAACCACGCGACCGTGTCATGCACCTCGGCGTCGCGGGTCGACGGCTCCAGCAGACGGGTCACCCGCAGCTCGCGCACCTGCAGATCGGCCAGGTTCACGGCCTGTTCGAGCTGTTCGGTCGAGCGCTTGACGTGCGATCCCACGAACGTGATGCCGGCCGCCGTTGGCGCGCCCTTCGGGTAGAGGTCCGAGATCGTCAGCAGGGGCCGCGCGGCCAGCCCGGCCCGCACCCGCACAAACGAGGCCGACACCCGGTACAGGAACCGCTTCCCCGCGGCCTCGGCCCGCAGCAGCCCGAGCACGAACACTTCCATGTCGCGGTAGGTGGCCGAGTTCGCCACGACGATCTTGCCGCCGCTGACGCCGGTCAGGATCTCGGCCACGCGCGCGGGGCCGCCCTGGCGGATGTCCTCGATGGACACCGAGCCGACCACCCCCGCGGCCACCCGGCCCTGACTCTTTTCCTGGACCCAGGCCGGCAGAAACGAGCTGCGGTACCCGAAGGCGGCGTCCCGGGCGAACTCGGTCTCGCCGGCGGGGACGAGATCGTCGCCCTGCTGAACGTAGTGCGTGTCGCCGATGGTGAACCGACCACCCTCCTCGAAGAAGGGGGCCAGGATCTCGCCGTCGTACTCCTGGCCGATCTCCGACGCAAAGGCGTCACGCAAGGCCCAGGACTCGGCGGGATAGTGGCCGCGCAGGGTTGAGTCGCCCCGGTAGCCGATGGCCACCTGGACGCCGGTTCGCTTCGAGGCGCGGGCGAGGTTGCGCCCGGCCTCGGCGGCCAGGGCAGCAGCCTGCGCCTCCGGCAAGCTGCGCGAGTTCGTCAGCACGAAGACCGCGGGGTGCGATCCTTGCAGCGCACCTGCAAGCTCGTCCTCCGACCACTCGGTCACCACGAGCACCCCATGACTCGTCTGCGTGCCGGTTGGGTCATCGTCGAGGACGACGAGGCGGCGGCCAGATCGAGCGAGCTCCTCACGAATCGTTGGTAGGAGATCCTCAGGC
The Chloroflexota bacterium genome window above contains:
- a CDS encoding class II aldolase/adducin family protein; the protein is MPLADLRARVLAAAREAAAMGLMTMTSGNFSARDRASGLIAITPSGRAYGTMTPADIVLVRLDGTVADGTLKPSSETPLHLGVYEARPDLDGIAHVHSVHANAVGALGLSVPPVVGTLWRYVGGTLETAPFMESGSREYAAHALAVMGDRRAVIMANHGLLAIGETVERALESIAYAEEGARVFLLARAHGEPSTHPKPTSGMMYAPPWWGETQGTA
- a CDS encoding dihydrodipicolinate synthase family protein translates to MSSTVYAGVFPIAPTPFLDNGDLDLEGQKRAIDFMIAAGVNGICILANYSEQFAITDDERERLTSLILDHVAGRTPIIVTTTHFSTQIAVERSRRAQAAGASMVMMMPPYHGATIKADEAGVRQYFEAVADAIDIPIMIQDAPVSGVALSAAFLAGLARDIPQVQYIKAEMPQAAAKLRALIELAGGALPGPFDGEESITLIPDLDAGATGTMPSAMIPDALRLVCDRYRMGQRDAAVAVYERWLPLINYENRQCGLRATKALMKEGGIIKSELVRHPQPALHPATRAGLVDLAKPRDPMILRWAR
- a CDS encoding zinc-binding dehydrogenase, translated to MEIKEYPVPDPEPGAVVVRTTLANVCGSDLHQWRGEFDVAKFGRPYPQILGHEMTGRVHALGEGISRDTAGNPLQPGDRVIWRYFYPCGSCRPCMRRVYRACPNARAYLMTSCDESPHFYGAFGDYYYVRPGAAIFKVPDELPDETVAGINCALAQVVGGLQLAQLKLGEYVVIQGAGGLGVYATVVAREMGAGKVIVVDGVSERLELATAFGADAVIDFRELSDPDARVKRVQELTDGWGADVVAELVGHPRVCNEGLRMVGRAGRYLEIGNISPGMTFTLDPQWLVGFNRSILGMLYYEAEHLQQALDLVYRTRETYPWDRVLSHRFPLEQINEAFDLADQGKVTRAAITFE
- a CDS encoding acetoin utilization protein AcuC, whose translation is MGGRSAFVYSNEYLGYKLSDEHPLNPIRLALTESLIESAGLLSHPDVFRAAPRMASDDEIMYAHDRDYVERVRDLGHAPRFADPSMDYGLGTSDNPVFPQMHEASALVTGGSLVAAELVMSGKATHAFNPGGGLHHADRRRASGFCVYNDCAVVIAWLRMQGLRVMYTDTDAHHGDGVQSIFYEDPGVLTISMHESGRFLFPGTGSTSERGAGAGFGYSINVPLLPYTDHSSFVECYDLVVPPLARAFKPDIIVAQNGCDGHAIDPLTHLHYLTPTFEHVARRSHELAHELCDGKLIALGGGGYGLWTVVPRAWTAVWAAISGQELPEQTPEAWRERWQPESPERMPTRMHNALDAVPEIERQDEIRYSNRNVAREVAARGLPG
- a CDS encoding aldolase, producing MRENPVKRTIASGGVAFGTMAFEFNTTGLARLAAGAGAEFCIFDQEHTGWSVETIRTLVATSGGTDLVPMCRVPTTQYHLIARVLDVGVRGVMVPMVENGAQAKVIADSAKYPPTGRRGAAFGVAHDDYAGGAPADKMQSANDELLLIAQIETPGGVENVEEILAVPGIDVVWIGHFDLTNFMGIPAQFEHPRYLEAVRKVVGAAQAAGKTAGIMAGSVADAQWALDQGFRIVAYSGDLWLYQLALREGLAQIRAHARA